In Halobacterium noricense, the genomic stretch ACAAATTCGACCCGAGTAAAGATTTATTACAAATCACGCCGACCGACTGCGTATGCCGCCCGTTCACACAGCGGTGGTGAGTCGATGATAGACCCCAGCGAGCACCTCGTCGTCGACTGCGACTGGCACTACGCGGACACCTTCGAACAGGTCGCGCCGTACATGCCAGAACCGTGGAAGACGAAGTTCCAGAAGAGCGGCTGGGGTGGCACCGGCGTCAAACAGAACCTCTCGGCGTTCTTCCCCGCCTCCACGGGGAACCGCTTCAACTACGGGAAAATCGAACGCGAGTTCTCCGAGTACCCTGACGGCGGCGACGACAAACAGGACGTCGTCGAGGGCATGGACCACCTCGACATCGACGTCACCCTCCAGATTTCGCACCTCATCCTCGCGATGGGCGGCATCAGCGCCGACGACCGCCGCGTCGAGTCGTTCGTCAAGGGGTACATCGACTACATGCTCGAAGAAGTGCTCGACCCCGACGAGGGCATCTACGGGCTCGCGCCGATGCCGTACCACGACATCGACGCCTCCATCGACGTGCTCGACCGCATCGAGGACGAGGAAGCGTTCGTGGGCGTCGTGATGGTCACCGCGGGCGCGAGCCCGCCGCTGGGCAACCGCAAGTACGACCCCATCTACGAGCGCTGCGAGGAGGAAGGCTACCCCGTCGTCTACCACACCGGCGGCTCCGGGCTGGACGACTACGTCCGCGCGGGCTACCAGGACATGATCGAGACGCACACGCTGGGCTTCCTCGAATCGAACATGTCCCAAATCGTCAGCGTGGCGTGTCAGGGCGTCGCCGAGAAGTTCCCGGACCTCGAAATCGTGTTCATGGAGTCCGGCGTGACCTACATCCCGGGGCTGGTCAGCCGCATCAACGAGGAGTACCTCAAGCGCTCCGAGGAGGCTCCGATGCTGGAGAAGAAGCCCGGCGACTACATCACGGACTTCTACTTCGGCACGCAGCCCCTGGAGGTCTCGGCGCGCCCGGACCTGCTGGAGCTGTGTTTCGACATGATCGGCACCGACAGGATGCTGTACGCGTCGGACTATCCTCACTGGGACTTCGACAGCCCGAGCGTCATCACTGACCTCCCGATGCTCAGCGACGAGGACCGGAAGAACATTCTCGGCCAGAACGCCGTGGAGGTGTTCGACCTATGAGCGCCGACGACCGCGTCGAAGTCGGCCCCGCGTCGGAGTTCGAGGACGGCGACGCCGCCATCGTGCAGGTCGGTCGCGTGGACGTCGGCGTCATCAAAGCGGACGGCGAGTTCTACGCGCTGCGCAACGAGTGCCCCCACGACGGCGGTCCGGTCTGTGAGGGGAAAGTCGAGCCGCGACTCGTCGGCGAGTGGGGCGGCCCCGGCGAGCGCGTCGACCAGCACTACGACGACGACCAGTGCATCGTCTCGTGTCCGTGGCACGGCTGGTCGTTCGACGTCGAGACGGGCGAGCACATCGGCGACGACCGCTACATCCTCCCGATGTACGACGTCGTCGTCGAGGATGGACTCGTCTACGTGAACGACGAGTAACACCGCTCGCGGTCCGCTCCGTCTACGGGAAGTTCCGTTCTGGGGCTTCTTCGGGCGCGTTCCCGGGTTCCGGTTTATCCACCGACGTTCGTGTTGATTATCCAACATACAGACATCTTTTTGTAATTTGAGTGTGGTGCATGGTACGATGACACAGAGGAGCACTAACAGGCGCACGTTTCTGAAGAGTGGCACGGCTGCCGCGGCGGTCGGTCTCACGGGAATCACGGGTTGCCTCGGTGGCGGTGGGGGCGGCACGTCGAGTCTCACCCTCGCGTTCACCGTCCCGGTCGAGAACCTCGGGTCGCTGTTCGACATCCCGGACATCCGCGACCAGGTGTCGAACGCGGGCGACGCCTACGAACTCAGCGTCACGCGCAACGAGAGCACGCCCGACTCGCTGAACTCGATGGCGGCCGGCGAGGTCGACCTCGCGCTGCTCACCACCGTGAGCTACGGGTCCGCGGTGCGCGAGGAGGCGGTCCCCGGAAACATCTCGATGATTTCGACGGACTTCTGGGACGCCCACTCCGAATGGTACGGCTTCACGATTTTCTCCGGGCCGGACACCGGCGTCACCGAACCGGCCGACCTCGAGGGCGCGAACGTCGCGCTGAACTCGCAGGGGACTGGGGTCCACGCGGTCGTCCGCAAGGCTATCACGAGCGCGGGGCTTGACCCCGAGAACGACGTCAACATCGTCGAGATTCCGTTCCCGTCGATTACGTCGGCCATCAACGACGGCCGTGTCGACGCCGGCATCTACCCGGCGCTGTTCGCGGGCGGCGCGCGCGCCGAAGGGTTCAACGAGGTCGTCGCGAGCCAGGACCTCTGGGACGAGGCGTACCCGTTCGCGTACACTGTCGCGTCCAACGACTCCCTCGACAACAAGTCCGAGGCCATCGAGCTGTTCGGCGAGGACCTCGCGGAGCTCGTCGAGTACAGCTACGACAACCGCTCGGAGGTCGTCTCGCTGGCCGCCGAGCACTTCGAACTCCCCGAGCCGGTCGTCGACGGCTTCTTCCTGAACAACAACGACTACTACCGACAGGACATCAACGTCAACATGGACCGCCTCCAGAGCACGATGGACGAGCTCGTCGAGATGGGCTTCCTCGAGGACACCTTCGACGTCACCGAGTACGCCACCAACGACTACGTCCCGTCGATCAACTGAGACCGAGGCACAGCCGGTTTCGACCCGATAGACACTTTTTGCGCGCGCCGGGAGGAAAAGAGAGAACGCTACGTCCAGCGAAGCAGCCGGCTCCGAGCGAGTCGGAGCAGCCGGTCGAGGAACAGCCCGACGAGCATGATGGCGATGATGGCGGCGTACGTCTGCGTCGACTGGAACGACCGCACGCCCTCGATTTCGAGCGCGCCGAGGCCGCCGCCGCCCGCAATCATCTCGAAGACGAACGTGATGATGAGCGACAGCGGCAGCGCAATCTGGATGCCGGTGACGATGCCCGGAGCGGCCGCGGGGAGGACGACCCGCCACAGCAGCCGCGTGTCGCTGGTCCCCATCATGCGCGCCGCCCACACGAGGTTCTTCTCGACCTGCTTGGTCGCCTCTCTGGCGTTCACCGCGATGGGCCAGAACGTCCCCACGGCGACCATGATTATCTTGGACATGTCGCCGATGCCGAACCACAGCATGAACACCGGGAT encodes the following:
- a CDS encoding amidohydrolase family protein — protein: MIDPSEHLVVDCDWHYADTFEQVAPYMPEPWKTKFQKSGWGGTGVKQNLSAFFPASTGNRFNYGKIEREFSEYPDGGDDKQDVVEGMDHLDIDVTLQISHLILAMGGISADDRRVESFVKGYIDYMLEEVLDPDEGIYGLAPMPYHDIDASIDVLDRIEDEEAFVGVVMVTAGASPPLGNRKYDPIYERCEEEGYPVVYHTGGSGLDDYVRAGYQDMIETHTLGFLESNMSQIVSVACQGVAEKFPDLEIVFMESGVTYIPGLVSRINEEYLKRSEEAPMLEKKPGDYITDFYFGTQPLEVSARPDLLELCFDMIGTDRMLYASDYPHWDFDSPSVITDLPMLSDEDRKNILGQNAVEVFDL
- a CDS encoding Rieske (2Fe-2S) protein, producing MSADDRVEVGPASEFEDGDAAIVQVGRVDVGVIKADGEFYALRNECPHDGGPVCEGKVEPRLVGEWGGPGERVDQHYDDDQCIVSCPWHGWSFDVETGEHIGDDRYILPMYDVVVEDGLVYVNDE
- a CDS encoding ABC transporter substrate-binding protein translates to MTQRSTNRRTFLKSGTAAAAVGLTGITGCLGGGGGGTSSLTLAFTVPVENLGSLFDIPDIRDQVSNAGDAYELSVTRNESTPDSLNSMAAGEVDLALLTTVSYGSAVREEAVPGNISMISTDFWDAHSEWYGFTIFSGPDTGVTEPADLEGANVALNSQGTGVHAVVRKAITSAGLDPENDVNIVEIPFPSITSAINDGRVDAGIYPALFAGGARAEGFNEVVASQDLWDEAYPFAYTVASNDSLDNKSEAIELFGEDLAELVEYSYDNRSEVVSLAAEHFELPEPVVDGFFLNNNDYYRQDINVNMDRLQSTMDELVEMGFLEDTFDVTEYATNDYVPSIN
- a CDS encoding ABC transporter permease — protein: MDVNVRRFDLVSALKSVYSLVIILVLWEVVTQLGMIHYYFLPPLSDVLARFYELTASGEMLENAYLTLKRAFVGLAIAVVFGVVVGVLSARNRVADWFFDPIIKIGYPVPIIALIPVFMLWFGIGDMSKIIMVAVGTFWPIAVNAREATKQVEKNLVWAARMMGTSDTRLLWRVVLPAAAPGIVTGIQIALPLSLIITFVFEMIAGGGGLGALEIEGVRSFQSTQTYAAIIAIMLVGLFLDRLLRLARSRLLRWT